From Rhinolophus sinicus isolate RSC01 linkage group LG15, ASM3656204v1, whole genome shotgun sequence, the proteins below share one genomic window:
- the PSMC5 gene encoding 26S proteasome regulatory subunit 8 isoform X1, translated as MALDGPEQMELEEGKAGSGLRQYYLSKIEELQLIVNDKSQNLRRLQAQRNELNAKVRLLREELQLLQEQGSYVGEVVRAMDKKKVLVKVHPEGKFVVDVDKNIDINDVTPNCRVALRNDSYTLHKILPNKVDPLVSLMMVEKVPDSTYEMIGGLDKQIKEIKEVIELPVKHPELFEALGIAQPKGVLLYGPPGTGKTLLARAVAHHTDCTFIRVSGSELVQKFIGEGARMVRELFVMAREHAPSIIFMDEIDSIGSSRLEGGSGGDSEVQRTMLELLNQLDGFEATKNIKVIMATNRIDILDSALLRPGRIDRKIEFPPPNEEARLDILKIHSRKMNLTRGINLRKIAELMPGASGAEVKGVCTEAGMYALRERRVHVTQEDFEMAVAKVMQKDSEKNMSIKKLWK; from the exons CTGATTGTGAATGATAAGAGCCAAAATCTCCGGAGGCTGCAGGCACAGAGGAATGAGCTTAATGCAAAAG TTCGTCTGCTGCGGGAAGAGCTACAGCTGCTGCAGGAGCAGGGCTCCTATGTAGGGGAAGTGGTCCGGGCCATGGATAAGAAGAAAGTGTTAGTTAAG GTACATCCTGAGGGCAAGTTTGTCGTGGACGTGGACAAGAACATTGACATCAATGAT GTGACACCCAATTGCCGGGTGGCTCTAAGAAATGACAGCTACACTCTGCACAAGATCCTGCCCAACAAGGTGGACCCACTGGTGTCCCTGATGATGGTGGAGAAGGTGCCAGATTCCACTTACGAGATGATTGGCGGACTGGACAAGCAGATCAAAGAGATCAAAGAAGTCATTGAGCTGCCTGTGAAGCATCCTGAGCTCTTTGAAGCGCTGGGCATTGCGCAGCCTAAG GGAGTGCTGCTATATGGACCACCAGGTACTGGGAAGACACTGTTGGCCCGGGCTGTGGCTCATCATACAGACTGCACCTTTATTCGTGTCTCTGGCTCTGAATTGGTACAGAAATTCATTGGGGAAG GGGCAAGAATGGTGAGGGAGCTGTTTGTCATGGCACGAGAACACGCTCCATCCATCATCTTCATGGATGAAATTGACTCCATTGGCTCCTCACGGCTGGAGGGGGGTTCTGGAGGGGACAGTGAAGTGCAGCGCACAATGCTGGAGCTGCTCAACCAGCTGGATGGCTTTGAGGCCACCAAGAATATCAAG GTTATCATGGCTACTAATAGGATTGATATCCTAGACTCAGCTTTGCTTCGCCCAGGGCGCATCGACAGAAAAATTGAATTTCCACCCCCTAATGAGGAG GCTCGGTTGGACATTTTGAAGATCCATTCTCGAAAAATGAACCTGACCCGTGGGATCAACCTGAGAAAAATCGCTGAGCTCATGCCAGGAGCATCAGGGGCTGAAGTGAAG GGTGTGTGTACTGAAGCTGGCATGTATGCCCTGCGGGAACGGCGAGTCCACGTCACACAGGAGGACTTTGAGATGGCAGTAGCCAAG gTCATGCAGAAGGATAGTGAGAAAAACATGTCCATCAAGAAGCTATGGAAGTGA
- the PSMC5 gene encoding 26S proteasome regulatory subunit 8 isoform X2, which produces MELEEGKAGSGLRQYYLSKIEELQLIVNDKSQNLRRLQAQRNELNAKVRLLREELQLLQEQGSYVGEVVRAMDKKKVLVKVHPEGKFVVDVDKNIDINDVTPNCRVALRNDSYTLHKILPNKVDPLVSLMMVEKVPDSTYEMIGGLDKQIKEIKEVIELPVKHPELFEALGIAQPKGVLLYGPPGTGKTLLARAVAHHTDCTFIRVSGSELVQKFIGEGARMVRELFVMAREHAPSIIFMDEIDSIGSSRLEGGSGGDSEVQRTMLELLNQLDGFEATKNIKVIMATNRIDILDSALLRPGRIDRKIEFPPPNEEARLDILKIHSRKMNLTRGINLRKIAELMPGASGAEVKGVCTEAGMYALRERRVHVTQEDFEMAVAKVMQKDSEKNMSIKKLWK; this is translated from the exons CTGATTGTGAATGATAAGAGCCAAAATCTCCGGAGGCTGCAGGCACAGAGGAATGAGCTTAATGCAAAAG TTCGTCTGCTGCGGGAAGAGCTACAGCTGCTGCAGGAGCAGGGCTCCTATGTAGGGGAAGTGGTCCGGGCCATGGATAAGAAGAAAGTGTTAGTTAAG GTACATCCTGAGGGCAAGTTTGTCGTGGACGTGGACAAGAACATTGACATCAATGAT GTGACACCCAATTGCCGGGTGGCTCTAAGAAATGACAGCTACACTCTGCACAAGATCCTGCCCAACAAGGTGGACCCACTGGTGTCCCTGATGATGGTGGAGAAGGTGCCAGATTCCACTTACGAGATGATTGGCGGACTGGACAAGCAGATCAAAGAGATCAAAGAAGTCATTGAGCTGCCTGTGAAGCATCCTGAGCTCTTTGAAGCGCTGGGCATTGCGCAGCCTAAG GGAGTGCTGCTATATGGACCACCAGGTACTGGGAAGACACTGTTGGCCCGGGCTGTGGCTCATCATACAGACTGCACCTTTATTCGTGTCTCTGGCTCTGAATTGGTACAGAAATTCATTGGGGAAG GGGCAAGAATGGTGAGGGAGCTGTTTGTCATGGCACGAGAACACGCTCCATCCATCATCTTCATGGATGAAATTGACTCCATTGGCTCCTCACGGCTGGAGGGGGGTTCTGGAGGGGACAGTGAAGTGCAGCGCACAATGCTGGAGCTGCTCAACCAGCTGGATGGCTTTGAGGCCACCAAGAATATCAAG GTTATCATGGCTACTAATAGGATTGATATCCTAGACTCAGCTTTGCTTCGCCCAGGGCGCATCGACAGAAAAATTGAATTTCCACCCCCTAATGAGGAG GCTCGGTTGGACATTTTGAAGATCCATTCTCGAAAAATGAACCTGACCCGTGGGATCAACCTGAGAAAAATCGCTGAGCTCATGCCAGGAGCATCAGGGGCTGAAGTGAAG GGTGTGTGTACTGAAGCTGGCATGTATGCCCTGCGGGAACGGCGAGTCCACGTCACACAGGAGGACTTTGAGATGGCAGTAGCCAAG gTCATGCAGAAGGATAGTGAGAAAAACATGTCCATCAAGAAGCTATGGAAGTGA